GTCATTGAAGGCAGGGAAGCGACCATCGTGACTCGCCTGCCGGCAGAAGATGCCTCTGAAGGGGAGCGGCTGGAGCTGGTCACCTATCTGGTCCGGGAGCCTGATGGCTGGCTCGTGGATTACCAGCGCACCGGCGAGGCGATTCTTAACCCATCACCGTTTCGCGGCATCATGGGCGAACTGAACAAGCTGGGCGAGAAGCTTTCCGAGAGCTTCTCATCATCATCCGACGATTTTGAAGCCCGCATGGATGAGTTTGCCCGCAGCTTTGACGACTACTCCTCTGAAATGCGCCGGCGCGCCCAGGAAGCAATGGACGATTTCGGGGAGACGCTGAAGGACGCCATGAGGGAGCTTCAGGAGTCGGTGGAGGAAGCGCTCAAGGATGACCAGCAGGCGCCGCCGGAAGATCGGGTGATTCTGGAGCAGGCAGCGCGGGATCTGGACAGCAAGGGGGAGGCGCTGGACGAGCCCACCATAGAAAACCTGGCGGATGCGAGCCGTACCCTGGCCGAAACCGGCGAGCGCTTCACTCGACTGAGTGACGAGACGTTCCGCCGTTACCAGAATGATTGGGAAGCCAAACTGGCCGAGATTCGCGCCGAGACCAAAGACTTTTTCGAGAATCTGAACCAGCGTTTCAGCTCACAGGGCTAGTTACCCGGCGTGCTCGGTGCCCCGCAACATGGCCTGCAGCAGTTCTTCTGCGTCGAACTTGGTGAGCGCTTCATTGGCACCCACCTGATTGGCATAACTCAGGCTCATCTCACTGTTCAGTGAGGTGTGCAGGATGATATAGGGCTGTTTCAGGGCGTTGTTGTCCCGAATGTTGAACGTGAGTTCGTAGCCATCCAGCCCTGGCATTTCAATGTCGCTCACCAGAATGTCGATGGGACGGCCCAGTTCGTCGTCCCTCAGGAGGATCTGCAGGGCTTCGTCACCATTGGACGTGACCTGGTAGGAAATGTCCTTGCGGTCCAGCACATCACTCAACTGTTTTCGGGCCACCTGGGAATCATCCACCAGCAGGATGTTGAGTGACTTGAGGGTTCCGCTCTGAATGTCGGTGAGCATGACGTCGTCTGTGTTGAGGGATTCCGGGTAGACCTTGGCCAGCAACAACTCGACATCCAGCAACTGGATGATATCCCCGTCCACATCCAGCAGGCCGGTGATAAACGCCCGTTCGCCAAGGGCCTTGGGTGGCGGTGTTACATGTTTCCAGTTCGCCTCAATGATCTGCTGGACGCCGCGTACCAGAAAGCCGATTTCCTGGCGCTGGACATCCGTGATGATGATCGAGGCCTTCTCCTGCTCCTCCCGGGTTAACGGTGGATAGCCAACCGCTGCGGCCATATCAATCACCGGCACCGCCGAGCCCCGGAAGGTCGCCGTACCAATAACCGCATGGTGGCTGTGGGGAAGCTTGGTCAGGTGCATGAAAGGAAGAATTTCCCGAATCTTCAGTGTGCCAAGACCGAACAACCGATTACCGGACAGCCGGAACAGCAAAAGTTTTTGGGTCTGCGTGGCCTTGCTGGACATAAAACCGGATCCTTTCAAAAACAAAGCCCCTGAAAGGAGGAGCTTTTGAACTGTTGACTCGGAATGGCACCGGCAAAAGATAGCATGCTCATGTGCCCAAGGTATGTCGTAATAGTAGCAGGTTTAGCCCAAGGTGAGAGTTAGCAGCTTTGTTTCAAATGGTGACAAAATCCTTCAGGTGCTCAGAACTCACAGTCAGACCCGTCCCAGCATTTAAAACATCCAGTCTCGGAGATCGTGAGCTTGTCAATCTGGGTGCGCAGTCCAGGTACTGCTTCTTCCAATGTCAGATCTGCTGAATCGCCTCCCATGTCCGTCGCAACCCAGCCAGGATGGTAGATACCTACCGCGATGTCTTCATTCTCAAGACTTACCGCCAGGTTGCGCCCGAGATTGATGGCTGCGGCTTTGGAAGACCGGTAAATGAACCGGTTTCCCGCCGGTGCGTTCTGTGAACCCATCTGGCTGGCAATGATCGCGATTTTCGGGGCGTGGCCGGTGTCCCTGCTGGCCCGCAGGTTGGGGAGAAGAGCCTGAACCACCAGAAAGACACCGGTTACATTGACGGCAAACGACTGTGCCCAGAGTTCCGGAGCATACCCTGTTTCCAGCTCATCGAATTTATCCAGAGAAACACCGGCATTGCAGACCAGGGTGGATATTGGCTGGCCTTCAAGCCGCAGGGCCAATGCCTTGATACTGGCCGGGTCGGCAACATCCAGCGGCTCCATGCCAGGGGAGTTCCGGGCCGTCTTGATAACCGCTGCCCCCGCACTTTGCCACTCGGTGGCCAGCGCGCTGCCAATGCCACGATTGGCACCCGTAATCAGTATCGACATTCTTGAGTCTCCATTAAGTTGATGGTCACTTACCTTTTAGTGCTGCACTGACTACTCTTTATTGGTGAGGATCATACGATGTCCCGGACGCATGGCCCATACTTTCAAGCGTCGCACAAACGGGCCTGGAGTGCTCTATGAAGCAAAGCCAACCGAACAGTCATGCTGCTTCTGTCCCGGTCTTCAAAAACCTTCAGGGTGTCTGGCGTTCGCAAGGTTATGGCAAGGTCCTGTGGATCGAGAGCGACCGGTATACCCTGTTTGAAGAAACCGCCATCAGTTGCCGGAAGCTCTATGCGGGCAGTCTCGATGAACTCAGTCATTATTATGAAGACCTTGAGGTCTCCCCTGGCGGACAGGCATTCAGTGCCCACCGTGTCAGTGGTGTGGCACGTATTGGCTTTCGGCGCCTGAAAGCATTACCCACAAGTGCCTTTGAAACCCTTAAGCAGGACTCCAGGAACCCGGAGTACAACTTCGAGATCTTTTGGCGAACCTTCGCCGAGCAGTATGCTCTTTTTGAACTCAAAGGCGTGGCGTGGGACGAGGCCTATCGCACCTATCGGCCGCAAATCCACGCGGGCAGCTCACGAGAAGCCTTGTTCGCCACCATGGCGGCCATGCTGCGGCCATTGAAGGACGGCCATATCCGTTTGCATACACCCTGGGGCCACTTCAGCGCCGGTGCCCAGCCCGCGCTATACCAGCGGCTGACACGGGAGTTGGAAGACGCCAGCGATGACCGGGAGCTCACCAGTTATCTGGGTGACCTGAAAGAATGGCTACACGATGTCATCCATGAGGACTATCTCGCGAATGGTGTAACCCATGGTGGCAACCGGCTGGTGGAGTGGGGGCGACTCAGTGAAACCATCGGCTACCTTCATATCCGCGCGATGGCTGGCCAGAGTGGCAAGACCGGCCAGCCAGCAGCAGACCTGAACGCTGTAGACGGAATAATGCAGAAGGTGTTGGCCGACATTGGCGAGCTTCCCAATGTGGTCGTGGACCTTCGTGGCAATGGCGGCGGTTATGACGGTGTCGCGCTGCGGTTTGCCGCCTACCTGCTGGATCGCAAACGCCTGGCTTTCACCAAGTCCGCCCGCCATGGCAGCGGGTTTACCGGTAAGCAGAGCATTCATGTCGCGCCTGCCAACAAGACCTTTCGTGGCAACCTGTTTGTGCTGACCAGCGAGCTGACGGCCAGTGCCGCTGAAATCTTTGTGCTTTCGTTACTGCAACATCCCCGCCTCACCCTGATTGGCGAGCCTACCCACGGCATCCTCTCCGATACCCTTGAGCGCCACCTGCCAAATGGTTGGCACCTGACGTTATCGAACGAGATCTACCGGGCCTATGACGGCCAGGTATACGAGGACGTTGGCATCCCGCCCCATATCCGTCTTCATTACCTTGGCCGAAAGGGCCGCGAGGAGGGGAAGGATCCAATGCTGGAGCGGGTGCTTAAGCTGGCCGGGCCATGACGGGTTAAGTTGCGGGGTTTTGGGGAGGTGTAAACGAAAAAAGCCCCCGAAGTCGGGGGCTTTTCTCTTGGTAGTTGGTGGAGACGGCGTCACCTTAATAATACATTTAACTATATGTTTTATATAAAAATTACTAGCATATGACATCTGAGTTACCCACAAAATTACCCACATTAGGCTCGACTAAATAGGTAGTGTCCTAATAGATAGCTAGAAATTCATGTGCGGCCGCTACGATCTTGGGGATCATGCTTCAATAATGCAAAACAGTGGCGAACGTAAAAAGGTAAGCCTGATTTTCTATGTGGATGGGTAGTTCTAAATGAGAGCGCGTCAAGATGACAGCTGGATACGTTGATGGTCTCCTGTTCAACCTGAAGCTTCTTTTGCCAAGCCTGGCTGGCGGAAAGTGCATCTTCACCGTAAAAATACACAAGAATGCCGCCGTTACTCTGTCTCGAGGTTCCTGATGTATATCGAGTTGTGAGTTGCAACCAGCCTTCAAGCAGGTACGCCGGCCCTTTGTATATTTTCGCTTCACCGATCCAGGAATGTTTTTTCCAAGATAGAACAAGATCTGGATTTCCAGCTCTTTCGTCCCTCTCCACGGCAAATCCACTTAGCTTCAACATTTTGGTCAGAAAAAACGTGACGCGATCCTCCCCCACATGATCTTGCTGAAAATATTGCGGGCCTGTGCTCAAATCCTCCAGGCAGTCATCAAGCGCCTCGTAGAAGCCTTCAAGAAATTCCTGAAAGTCACACGCGGTAAACTGTTTTATCGAGTTCGGTTGAGCGTCTTTCTCGCCAGAACTTATAACGTCCTCTAACTGCGCTAGAGTTCTAAGATTGCTATCGCTCAATTCTCTCCCCCGGCTCAAAGAAAATGAGGATCTGGTCTTTGAAGTCCTCGATCATATCCCCTGTCAGGGGGTGGGGGAGCGATCGCTCGCGTTCAGCACGGCTGATATCTTCTTTAGAGAGGGGGAAGATCTCCTCATTTTCATCGAGGAACTCAAAACCAACTTGCAGTACGCTGAGGTCGTCGCGGCACAGATAGGCGGTCAGGGAAACAAGGTCGCGTTCAGATAGATCGATCTTCGTTTCATTCTTAACGATTCTTCGAATCTTGCCGAAAGTTAGGTGCGAAAGCTCTTGAGTCGAGTGGACATAGTCCACTACTGCCAGGCAAGCGGCACAAAATTCCACTTGTTCAGCCCAGTCGGTCTCAATAACCTTTTGTAGCACCCTAGGGGTCATAAGTTGCGTCTAATTGATCAGTTGGCTGATTTTGTCGAGAACGAATCGATAATCCTCAAGAGATACGCAGCGCTTCACAGCACAATGATACTGTTTCTCTTTGGACGGAGCACTCAACTGTTGGAACTTTCCAGGAATGAGTAGTTCCGGGTTAGAAAATAGTTCGTCTGCCATTTTTCTTTGCCAGCGGACGCCAATTCGGAATGGGACAATTTCTGAGCTCTCACTTCCAGCTTTGTGATACGCCTCGTTCCTTAGGTCATCTGCAATTCGGCGCATGCGAGCAGTTTTTATGCCGCCACTATCGGTTACGAAGCCAAGCTCGCAAATGGACCCTGTCGACGATTCATAGATCTTATCGATAAGTGGAAAGAGGTTAACTTTCTCCAAATGCGTCGACGTCTCCAAGCCCGCATTCTTGCCGAGCCTCCAAAGCTCTTTTTCTATTTGCTCTACTGCGCGGTTTATCTCTGCTTTTGGCATCAATCCAGGGGCATCGACGCGAATTTCGATAGGGCCCTCTAATTTAGGGATCGATACTACGTCGAAAAACTGTTGATAGTGCCGTCGCACCGCGACGATCTCATCGTAGCCCGAGTAGTCGTCTTTTTCGGATTCTTTTATATCACTTAAAGGAACCTCGACCCTCTCAGTAAAAAACCGTTTGGAGCTGAATATGACGTTTAGATATTGCTCATCTTCCCGCATGCTGCAGAGGTACGGTGTGTCTTCAAGCGATAATAAATCAGCTTGTGGTAGGTAAAGCGGAAATAACTTCTGTGGTGTCGATTCAGGTATCTCTAGCTCGCGGAATGCTTCGATGAGGCTTTCTCGAAAGCCGTCAACTGTTTGATTTAAAAGAACAACGGCTTTTTCGCCAACCAAGATTTGCTCTTCGTAGAAAGAGGTTAGGTCTTGCTCAGCTGAGGTTCTTTCCTCTCCCTTTAACGCAAGTATATTTGCTTTTAATTTTTCATACCCGTGGCCAGTTGGCAGTTCCTTTGAACTAACCAGCTTGTTCATTACGAGATAAGGGGTTCTAACGGATATGGAATTTAAAAGGTCAGCTAGCATTGTTGATCCTTAATGATGCGTGCGCTCCACTGGTCGGTCAACATACCAGTAACCACTCAAAGAAACCAAAAGGGAGGGGTTCGTCGGACTGCCTCTGCTCTGGCAAGCTGTCTCATATATCAATATCAGGTTGGCGGATTTCTTTTAGTTGGGAAGTTCAGATCGGTCCGCAAATAAAAAAAATTCAAACCTATATCACCTCTGTGAACCAAGGCACTGACTGTGCCTCCCCTCCCAATTCACAGAGGTAATTCCAATGTCTGAAAAATGCCCCAACTGCCTATCCGTCCGGATCAGCAAAAACAACTACGGCAAGAAAACCGCTGGTGTGGTCGGTGCGTCTGCCGGTACCTATGGCGGTTTTGCCGCAGCAACCGCTGGTGCTAAGGCCGGTGCCGCCCTGGGAATCGTCGGCGGTCCGATAGGCGCGACTGTCGGTGGTATTGGCGGTGCTGTTATCGGTGCGTTGCTTGGCGGCGCAACCGGTGCTTCCGCTGGTGTAATCCTGGGCGACGTTCTCGATGAGCGTGTGCTCGACAACTACCGCTGCCTTGATTGCGGCTATTCCTTCAGTGTCGACCCTGACTCCCCAGACGACATCCGTTAATTCCCCTCGCGCATTTCAAAGGAGAACAACCATGGCTCATCTCATCGAGCAAATGGCCTATGTTGGCCAAACCCCATGGCATGGCCTGGGGAATGAACTGACCTCAAATCAGCCCTTGGAAGTCTGGGCAAAGCAAGCCGGTTTGGACTGGCAGATTCAGGAAAGCCCGGTCCGCTATGTCACCAATTCCGGCGGCACTCTGGGCGAGATCCTGTCCTACCCGGATTCCAAGGTGCTTTACCGCTCCGATACAAGGGCACCGCTGTCGGTGGTTGGTAGCCGTTTCAAGGTGGTCCAGCCCGAGGAAATCCTGGAGTTCTACCGGGATCTTACGGAGGTGTCTGGTTTTGAGCTGGAAACTGCAGGTGTTCTGAAAGGTGGCCGGAAAATGTGGGCACTCGCCCGTACCGGCCAAACTGGCATGCTCAAGGGCAACGACCAGACCAATGCATACGTGCTGCTGGCAACCGCCTGTGACGGCACCATGGCAACCACTGCTCAGTTCACCAGTATTCGAGTGGTGTGCAATAACACTCTCGTCGTCGCCTTGAAGGGCGCTACTGCCAACGCCGTCAAGGTGAAGCACAACACCGCCTTTGATGCGGACCTGGTCAAGAAGCAGCTCGGTATTTCGGTCAGTGCGTGGGACGACTTCATGTACCGATTGAAGACCCTGAGTGAGCGAAAGGTGAAGACCTCGGAGGCCAGGAACTACTTCCTGAAGGTATTCACCGATGACTCCGGAAGTGGTGTTGGCAAAACCAACGAGCGATCTATGGCCAAAGCTCTGTCCCTTTATGAAGGCGAAGGCATGGGCGCCACGTTGGCTTCATCGGACGGCACAGCCTACGGGCTGCTAAATGCAGTGACGGAATTC
This Marinobacter salinus DNA region includes the following protein-coding sequences:
- a CDS encoding periplasmic heavy metal sensor — translated: MTRSLFRGLMTAFVFAFLAGCSSPESPQEVAAAFWQAMADNDASDVVDFSTLTESAQFDGYKRSWTNAVPSFGRVVIEGREATIVTRLPAEDASEGERLELVTYLVREPDGWLVDYQRTGEAILNPSPFRGIMGELNKLGEKLSESFSSSSDDFEARMDEFARSFDDYSSEMRRRAQEAMDDFGETLKDAMRELQESVEEALKDDQQAPPEDRVILEQAARDLDSKGEALDEPTIENLADASRTLAETGERFTRLSDETFRRYQNDWEAKLAEIRAETKDFFENLNQRFSSQG
- a CDS encoding chemotaxis protein, coding for MSSKATQTQKLLLFRLSGNRLFGLGTLKIREILPFMHLTKLPHSHHAVIGTATFRGSAVPVIDMAAAVGYPPLTREEQEKASIIITDVQRQEIGFLVRGVQQIIEANWKHVTPPPKALGERAFITGLLDVDGDIIQLLDVELLLAKVYPESLNTDDVMLTDIQSGTLKSLNILLVDDSQVARKQLSDVLDRKDISYQVTSNGDEALQILLRDDELGRPIDILVSDIEMPGLDGYELTFNIRDNNALKQPYIILHTSLNSEMSLSYANQVGANEALTKFDAEELLQAMLRGTEHAG
- a CDS encoding SDR family NAD(P)-dependent oxidoreductase; translated protein: MSILITGANRGIGSALATEWQSAGAAVIKTARNSPGMEPLDVADPASIKALALRLEGQPISTLVCNAGVSLDKFDELETGYAPELWAQSFAVNVTGVFLVVQALLPNLRASRDTGHAPKIAIIASQMGSQNAPAGNRFIYRSSKAAAINLGRNLAVSLENEDIAVGIYHPGWVATDMGGDSADLTLEEAVPGLRTQIDKLTISETGCFKCWDGSDCEF
- a CDS encoding S41 family peptidase — translated: MKQSQPNSHAASVPVFKNLQGVWRSQGYGKVLWIESDRYTLFEETAISCRKLYAGSLDELSHYYEDLEVSPGGQAFSAHRVSGVARIGFRRLKALPTSAFETLKQDSRNPEYNFEIFWRTFAEQYALFELKGVAWDEAYRTYRPQIHAGSSREALFATMAAMLRPLKDGHIRLHTPWGHFSAGAQPALYQRLTRELEDASDDRELTSYLGDLKEWLHDVIHEDYLANGVTHGGNRLVEWGRLSETIGYLHIRAMAGQSGKTGQPAADLNAVDGIMQKVLADIGELPNVVVDLRGNGGGYDGVALRFAAYLLDRKRLAFTKSARHGSGFTGKQSIHVAPANKTFRGNLFVLTSELTASAAEIFVLSLLQHPRLTLIGEPTHGILSDTLERHLPNGWHLTLSNEIYRAYDGQVYEDVGIPPHIRLHYLGRKGREEGKDPMLERVLKLAGP
- a CDS encoding DUF932 domain-containing protein; the encoded protein is MAHLIEQMAYVGQTPWHGLGNELTSNQPLEVWAKQAGLDWQIQESPVRYVTNSGGTLGEILSYPDSKVLYRSDTRAPLSVVGSRFKVVQPEEILEFYRDLTEVSGFELETAGVLKGGRKMWALARTGQTGMLKGNDQTNAYVLLATACDGTMATTAQFTSIRVVCNNTLVVALKGATANAVKVKHNTAFDADLVKKQLGISVSAWDDFMYRLKTLSERKVKTSEARNYFLKVFTDDSGSGVGKTNERSMAKALSLYEGEGMGATLASSDGTAYGLLNAVTEFIDHQRRAKTVDHRLDSAWFGTGAAVKNRALEQAMSLVA